ttttttttctctaataaaatgctttttttttgctatcagtgtgattattatgtaataaagaaacaagtCTAGCTCCATAGAACTCCTCAggtttttttgttctattttacaCTAAGAATACATGGAAACATAGTAAACAATTTTCAAGTTCAAGCATTATCGTTGTTTTTAAACTGTCCTTTCCAGACAGGTTCCACCGCCCTGTTCTTCGCCTCCCAGCAGGGACACAATGACATTGTGAAAATCCTCTTTGAATTCGGCGCCTCTACTGAATTCCAGACGAAGGTATGCAGCAGGGACAATGCATGTTCATCGCAGTCTTTATAATGCTGGGTGTGATGCAGACTGCTGTTGTGTTATCATCTCAAAGAATCATAGGGCTTTGTGTAGAGACCAGTAAACAAAGATGAGGCGCAGGCTGCTTTTTTACACCTCTGGAGACTCACGATATGTTCTCTCCTCAGCATGTAACACACAGTGGTGACTGTTATTCATACTGCAgaattagtcttgcattgccagaccttcctccacagcgatgcggaggagggtctggctagtccacacaacattccgggtatgggagaaaaaaaacacgctctggtttattgggatttcttttaaccctACATCTCCAGGAGTTTAGAATGCTAACACGAAAATAACGCGGGAGGTGACtgacatctggtggaatttccgaccgcacctgaacaatcctggaaaatgaaacacacactgatttattttcttgtggTTTTGTCACAGGATGGTGGCACAGCTCTCACAGTCGCCTCTCAGTACGGACACTCCAAGGTGGTGAGCACCCTGTTGAAGCATGGAGCCAATGTTCACGACCAGCTGAACGTGAGCCACATCTTCAGCTTCTTTGTTAGACCTGTCTCACTCTCACTGTCAGTGCCAGtgtcagtgtctgtctgtctgtctgtctgtctgtctgtctgtctgtctgtctgactgtctgtcagGACGATGCTGGTTCACTTGCACACAATGTCCCAGCTGCTGGAATCCAGCCTCTCAGGTTTCTGCAGACTGCTGAGTCATACACGACTGACATTTGACAGGATTAGTGTCTGTCCTTAGGCAAGGAAAAACAACCTGActgcacatacatatatttataaaatagtaGAATTAAAATATTACGTTGATTATACACTTTTTGATCGGTTGGAAGCTTCTCAGCCCGTTGTTTCTATAGGTCTAAGTAGAGCAGAAAGGTGTTACCCTGTGTGTGAGATGATTCTTCTATGTTGCAGGACGGGGCCACTCCTCTGTTCCTCGCTGCCCAGGAGGGCCATGTGAATGTGATTCGTCAGCTGTTGTCATCCGGTGCTAAGGTTAACCAAGCCAGGGAGGTAATGTCCTCGCCTCTTTAGcttattatttgtttgttattacAGATTTAAAGGTCATAgtcagtggtgaaagaagtattaatcattttaatttatttgacagggacagtgtacattaatgagcattgctgtaaatgcaccagaattggccaaaacaatttttttcatcCGTCGTCCCTGGgcagatcttaaaattgtctgCAAATTACATACTATCcttccaaaaaatgaaaagatagtGTGCAAATAAAGATACGCACAGACAAccctacagtacatgcacagaCAAAGTTCTATAGAAATACTCAGTTACAagaaaaagtcctgcattgaaatttgacttaagtaaaaatatgtaagtatcaccaggaaaatgtactttaaaaaagtaaaaatactcaatggagaaaaatcacatttcagAAATTGTATATGATCTAACTATTGTATTTTTAGAAACTGCATGTGTTCAGAAATCTTAAGGCACCACCCCGATAATCGGTCGTCGGACTATCCGCCGAGGTCGGTGTctcgagtctgttcggtgtgtcCTGTGCCGTCGTCAGCCGGAGGAGCTGTCGGTCTTCATTTGGACCGATTTGACATGTTGATTCGGAATGCAAGCAGTCCAATGACCAATCGGATTGGtgacgagcgggatgagcgtgacgAAAATCTTTCAAGTCAAGACCAATGAAATCTTTCAGTACAGAGTCAGCAGCTGCACGGCCTACTTCTCACTTAAAACCTTCGGTGAGccattttagtaaaatatgagatcgtATTCCGAACGAGCCGCCATGACGGTCTGGCTTTCAAATTCTGGAGAAGCCAGACTAACGTGAAGCATTTGTCCAATCGGTGgctagttttcattttttgggtaGCAATACAGATTAGCGCAGCCTGCCGTCATGGCGACGTATTACATCTCATGCATGCCCCGAACGTACACGCAAATCGGCTTCGCTTCGATGTGTCCTGAGGAACCTTTTTGACCAACTCGAGGAAACTGGTCACtccgactgccttttctgcagAAGGTCGGCCGTCGGGTTGGGGTGTCAGGGCCTTAAATGTGTAACTAAAGGGTTCACATTAATGTAGTGCACTAAGAAGTccagtatttctctctgaaatgtagcgaaGTAGAATTAGAAAGTCGCATgtaaagaaaagactcaagtaaagtacatggACCTCAAATCGGTACTTAattacagtactggagtaaatgtaatATTCCACCCCTGGTCATAGTCACACATACAGTCACCTCTTTAGTAGGATTGGGTACCAAAACCCGGTTCCACTATAGAATGAGTTCCTGTGCAACCGGGAGGAATCGGACCGGGTTAGAACGCAAATTTTGGTTCCTCATTTTGGTGAAATATTTCACCAtattttgactgaaatattttcccCCTGTCGCTCCAAAACAGACGTAAACATATCACATtttctctgtagtctaccgTCAGCTAGCCACtgaaaatgtaggctacttataaaatgccatattttttCCCTCTGGGTTCTGGTTACCATAGCAACTCAACATAGTAGTCAGTTGTTACTTGATAATAgtgtaactgttatttattgttaaattattgtagtTCTGTTAGGTGACCTAGGTTTACTTTCTTAcatatttaagtactttaaaacgtTAATATATTCTACATAACTTtgacttcttcctactcctttttgcatGTATAAATAGAGGTTTTGAAGTACTGGAAATAATGGAGTTTTATTctgttgtttaattgttttttttaattactattttcttctgatgttttattttatttgcatgttcaaaataaagatatcaatcaatcaatatgaTATGTATGTGGTCTCCAGGATGGCACGTCCGCCCTGTGGATGGCAGCCCAGATGGGGCATGGCGAGGTGGTGAGGGTGCTCCTCTTACGTGGTGCAGATCGGGATGCTGACAGACAAGTACGTAGTTCTTTTAGAGGTAATGGTTTGtactagggctgtgcaattaaccAAATTGTTAATCGTGAATACGAGTTTGGCTTCTAACGATCCCAAAAAATAGAGACATTGAGAGAAAAAGACTATTTTGCACGTTAcgttttgagaaaaaaaaaaggataaagggAAATTTCACATTTCAAGGTGTTCTCACTGTTAATATGAGGtgttgaactgttttttttttaaattcaataaatgcaaaatcTTGCCAAAAGTCAACAAGTAATCAGgttaaataattgtgttttcaacagtgacaaaataatcacgattataattttttctataatcgagcagccctagttTGAACATCTCCAGTTTCTTTGTGACAACAGAGCAAACTTGCTGATGAGAACCATGTAGTCGAAAGAGGACCATGAAATATAGGGCATTAAGTGGAGATTGTTTTGTTAGATTATATAGATTATACATAATAAgctttctctgttgttttccaAGGATGGATCAACAGCGTTATTCAAAGCCGCTTTGAAGGGACACAACAGTGTCATCGAGGAACTTCTCAAGTTTTCTCCTTCAGTTGGCCTACTCAAGGTAGAGGATGCTGCTGTTGAGTttgaacattttgagaaatatgttTACTCGCTTTCTTGttgagagttaaatgagaagctCCATACCACATAAACCAGAATACGAGTCAGATACTACTCCATTGAGCTGGGATTATGGGGGGCGTCTCTCAaccaaaccaggaaagaaaatgcctctgcttTCAAATGGATAGACCTACAGTACAGCCAATAAAAGCAACAGAGAATGTGATTTGTGTTGAACTTTTGCTCAATCCCATAGGAAGGGCGGCAAAAACCTCTTTCAGATGCCTTGATCAcggttctctgttcctctttaaaaatgaatgcgCTGTGGATATCTTCTCTCACAGACGCCATGGCGGAATCTCCACATGTCCATTCTCcagcggcagccatctttgtttttttgtgatcaaattactttttatttgttatttgttatttatttatttatttattttattttaattgtgttaattcaaaaaaacattcacaaacagtAACAAACACTACACTGGGACATAGTAACGTGTCCCAGGaccaaaaaattgaaaactcAGAGGGaaaacaggagggagggagacaaaacaacacatgcacaaacagacacacacaaacagacacacacatacacagacagacacaagacaagggaccaaacacctgtgCAAGTTAGAGGTCTGAGCACATCCAAGTAAGAAAGGGTCCATGTGGGGATAGAAGGTCGTGGGGTGGTTTTTCAGAGGCACCGTGAAATAGTCCCACATACTGTAACTCCATATAAAACCTCAACTCCTCGTTTTTACACTTCTGTTCTTTCTACAGATCAAACCAACAAGATACaccatgttaattagtgagctttagaggtgctggtaggtggatttgtTTTAGGTtgggacagagccaggctagctgtttcccttgTTTTTAGTctatatgctaagctaagctaagctaacatgaGAGCATGAGAGTGTCTTCACATCAAACTCTTGGCAAAAAGCATattaagcatatttcccaaaatgtcttggtttatatttgttaaaaacTGGAGAACACCTCTCTTTAAGCATATGAATTCTTACTTGTATTTGTTGTCTCCAGAATGGCTCCACTGCCCTACATGCTGCTGTTATGGGGGGGAACATTCGAACTGTTCTGCTGCTGCTTGGGGCCAACGCAGACCCCACACTACCCAACAAGGTAAGGCCCTCAGGCTTTAAAGATAAGatgataaacacacaaaagacgAGCTGATAATTTCAGCTTGTAGActcttcttgtgtgtgttttgcagaatAATGAACTCCCTGCAGATCTCACGAAGAGCGATCGCATCCTAAAGGTGTTACATCCATCTAAATCAGTCTTAGGTGGAGACAGCTGATGACAACCCAGACTCCTACCTTCATGCCTGGCTGTACCACACTGACCAAGTGtactgagaggaaaaaaacaccgTGTCTAAATCTACTCAActaccacatactgtatactgtactggTGCTTGCTTTTGATTGGAATTAAGTCATATATGTTGAATAAACCTGGACTGAAGATAGAGCAACTCAATGTGCAACCAATATGAATTTGTCTGCCATGTGCATCATCTCTTTTACTCTGTTGGTATACAGCATGGGCACTTATTTTTGTTTACCCCAGGTGATTTCTAGATATTTTGCAcactttttatttgcctttttaataaatgtaataaagtgtACATTTGTTATTCAATCCATAAGTGTGAGGATTAAgtcattttatttagaaaagttATAGACATCctgattattatttaaaaaataatatagatAGCCTATTCCATGTTATAACAATATGATTTAGTGTTAATGCCTTATATTCTCAGAGGATACACACCTGTAACTTTCACTGTGAttgaattcatttaatttctgttaTGTTCTGCAATGTTAACTAATTCATTCAAAATGTGTGCATCTATGCAGGAGTGATGCATGTGACGTCCGGACAAAAACATTGTCACGTGACCACCGCGGAAGTGACAAATGTCAACTTTTTGTTGATGCGGAAGAGAGACGACCAGCCTAATTGTAGTTGTTGTCAATGAAACATAAGTAGCAGctaagaagaagaaatatttttcagttttaaagcGACAGGTTAAAGTTTGACCGACACACCCAAAGCTAATGGCCGGTGGTAATTTACAGGTGAGTGACAAACTttagcgttagctaacgttacctggttagctaagctagctagttACAAAAGACTGTGATATCAGAAGACACGTTAAACAAGTCTACTTTTTGATGAACTGTCCGCTTTTATTCATCTTAAATGGCTAATTCAGCGTGTGAAAGTACGTACAAGATGAACTAACTCAGTACTAGCCTTTAGAAGTcataataaattactttttttaatcgtAACAACAGTTGAGAATCCCTTTGGCTGGTGTTAGCCGTGTATAGTGGTGATAAGTAATGAAGTAATCAACTTAAATACTTAGGGCAAGATTTAATGTACTtgagtactgtactgtacttaagtatttgAGCATTTGATGCTACGTTCTACATTAAAcgtactttttacttcactgcatttatttgacaaatacagtggcttgaataagttaacacacccatgctaaagttgattagaaaaaggaataaaaaaccatcttttggaaattgatcctaatgccttaattcaatttttttttaggaaaatccaaccttttaaggacaccgattttctttgtgaatgattaATGTGTCGAGAATATTATTAAACCCATTGTGAACTACCAATAAACATTTGTACGGGTGCCATATTTGAAGGTAGTTTCctgaattcttcttcttcatgttgtctcagAAAGCTATAGATCTCGCCGGCAAAGCTGCAGCAGAGGACAAAGCCAAAAACTACGAAGAGGCGCTCAAATTATACCAGCATGCAGTGCAATACTTCCTTCATGTTATCAAATGTGAGGCGCCTATTCGTGTTTGATTTCGAACAATATTCTGtctgatttacattttttttcaaacatcacTTCTGTCCAGCACAGCGCCATGATCTAAGCTACTTCCTGTGTTTCAGATGAGGCCCAGGGAGACCGAGCGGCGCAGAGCATCAGAGCCAAGTGTGCCGACTACCTGGACAGAGCCGAGCAGCTGAAGGAATATCtcaagaagaaggagaagagtCCTCCGGCCAAACCGGTCAAAGAGTCTGATGACAAAGGGTGAGTCAATATCccactagtctcgctttgccaggaCCTCCAGACGCTGTGGAGCAGAGGacggtctggttagtccacaccgCATTCTGGggaaaacatgttctggttCAGTTTTTCAAGGATTCTTTCTAGCAGTGGGGGCAGGTCTGTCCGAACAACCGGACAGACCTGCCGGTTCGGTTGATGGTCAATTTAGAAGAAAGTTCTGACAGTGTGTGAAGTTAAACTGGACGGGCTCAAAAACCTCTGAATAGTTctacttgttgttaaattgtaatGTTAGTGGATGCCAACGGGGGGTGCGTTATGTCGGTTTGttatgtgttgttgttatggAATAACTGacagtttattgtttattgaaatgtaaaaatcttttttctgttACCTTCCTAAGAATGTGAAGTGTCACATCACTTTCTTTCTAAGAAATGATAACTAGGGGATCTGTAAAATCAATAGCGCATGCCACACAACTGTTCACTGTTGATTAAAGTGCCAATAAATCATGCTGTGGACtgttgtcatttcatttcaggGATGAAAGTGGGGATGGGGACGACGCGGAGAAAAAGAAGTTTCAAAGTCAACTCTCAGGTGAATGACGCTGTCACTGCATTGAATGAACATAGAAGCAGATGCAGCAGTTAAATACGATATGTATTTGATATGTAGCACGTCGtgcatttttttgcctttttgaaaATTAGCAGTGTACTTGATTAATGCATAGGTCTTTTATCCCTGCCTATTTCATAGTGGGTTGTGAATAATTGTCCCTGTGAACCACATCTGTTTGCACTTGATGTATATCCAATTTAAGTAACACATGGTTTGATCGAGGCGTTGGCTGTTTTAAACGCAGGTGCTTAGTGCAGCTTTGCTACTCGGCTTATCggcgtcatcatcatcatcattgcgtgacattttagaaaataatgaCTTGATCTATAAAGTTTTTATTGAACCCATCCCTTTTTCAGGTGCTATTGTCATGGAAAAGCCAAACATTAAGTGGGACGATGTAGCTGGACTTGAGGGGGCCAAAGAAGCCTTAAAAGAAGCCGTGATCCTGCCCATCAAATTCCCTCATCTGTTCAAAGGTACTGCAAACAAGAGACTGCCGAAACCTACCGAAAATGattgtaaaattgtatttttctaatACAGTATCTGTTTGTGTAGGAAAGCGAACTCCTTGGCGGGGGATCCTTCTGTTTGGCCCTCCAGGAACAGGGAAATCCTACCTGGCCAAGGCGGTTGCCACAGAAGCCAACAACTCCAccttcttctccatctcctcctcggACCTTGTGTCCAAGTGGTTGGGGGAAAGCGAAAAGTGAGGCATGGGCCCTTTACATCAGGGGTTGTTAAcagtttttaagccaaggaccccttaactgagagagaATAAGCAGAGACCCCCAACTACATatgttgtataaaatgaagttgcatattaaactggggcTACAATAACATTTGACAGCCTAAAGCGTTCATACATACCTTTTcagtgcatagaatactaagctacaACATAATAGTTgttgcatgattttataaatcctATTTAATCTGAAGCTTATGTGTAAATCCTTAGGATATGCTGTATCTGTGGAAGGTACATTAGTGACTTCTTTACCTAAGCCGGTCATCCATATGTGTTTCTATTCTTCACAAATTGGCCCATTTATATTCGCTTATGATATATTGGtaagacattttaatgattattggttccatacaacactcttcacaagtaaaacaaatgatCTGTTcaatactttcattgaatttggcagtttttttttagcatttgaagaaTTCTTTTATAAAAGAACGTTGGAAAAAGTGGCCAAAATGTCgggaaaagcttcaaaaatatCTGGGAGAAcaagaaaaatgataaaaaagacaaccaaaaaaatggggtgaaatttgacccagaaaaactaaaaattctAACACAAGGGTTGATTAAACTTTCAAAACTATATACAAATTAATATACATTATACCATaatttattcccccccccctgcagctagttgaagatctctgctttcCACAATGATAAAATTGGGAATACGATAAACGGACCATAAACGTCTACTGTTGCTCCcccctgtgtctctctccaggCTGGTGAAGAACCTGTTCACTTTAGCCCGAGAACACCGGCCATCCATCATTTTCATCGACGAGATCGACTCCCTCTGCGGCTCCAGGAGCGAGAACGAGAGCGAAGCAGCGCGCAGAATCAAGACGGAGTTCCTCGTCCAGATGCAAGGTGAGCAAGAAGAGAAGCCCTTCAAATATCTCTGATCTGAATCTGAATAGCAGTCGTTTGTTTTTATGAAGTGTAAAAAATGGCATTCTGTTCTCAGGCGTTGGAAATGATAATGAGGGGATCCTGGTCCTCGGAGCCACAAACATACCGTGGACATTGGACTCTGCAATCAGGAGAAGGTCAGTTTCACGTACTGTGTTAAAAACGAGTCCATCATATTTTTGAAtcctcagtgtcctccttggttactagcaactgcgtgtatatatatacattaccGTCTTGTCAATTTGAGGAAAACTAAGAGTAGACCTCTGAGGCATGGTCTTAAACTAGTTTTATTCATGCTATTTTCATCCTATTTTCGTCCTATTTTAGTTTGAGTCAAAAACTGAGTCTGAGTCACACACTCTACCATCGTTTCTGTAGTGAAAACATAAGTTCCCTTATCTCATGCCACTGGAAAAGATCTCAGAAACGTTCAAAGGGCTTCGAGGGAAACTTTAAGGGATAATGATTGAATCTCTCATGTCTTAGGTTTGAAAAACGAATCTACATTCCTCTGCCCGAAAAGCACGCCCGCTCCTTCATGTTCAAACTGCATCTGGGCTCCACCCCCAACGAGCTGACGGAGGCCGACTTCATTGCTCTGGGCGAAAAGACAGAGGGCTACTCGGGGGCGGACATCAGTGTTATCGTTAGGGACGCCCTCATGCAGCCTGTCAGGAAGGTGCAGTCAGCCACTCACTTcaaaaaggtaaagaaaaacagttaGACGGCACTAACTTCACCCTGTTCTATTTCAGACTGAAAGAAAG
This sequence is a window from Etheostoma cragini isolate CJK2018 chromosome 9, CSU_Ecrag_1.0, whole genome shotgun sequence. Protein-coding genes within it:
- the LOC117950160 gene encoding vacuolar protein sorting-associated protein 4B-like; the encoded protein is MAGGNLQKAIDLAGKAAAEDKAKNYEEALKLYQHAVQYFLHVIKYEAQGDRAAQSIRAKCADYLDRAEQLKEYLKKKEKSPPAKPVKESDDKGDESGDGDDAEKKKFQSQLSGAIVMEKPNIKWDDVAGLEGAKEALKEAVILPIKFPHLFKGKRTPWRGILLFGPPGTGKSYLAKAVATEANNSTFFSISSSDLVSKWLGESEKLVKNLFTLAREHRPSIIFIDEIDSLCGSRSENESEAARRIKTEFLVQMQGVGNDNEGILVLGATNIPWTLDSAIRRRFEKRIYIPLPEKHARSFMFKLHLGSTPNELTEADFIALGEKTEGYSGADISVIVRDALMQPVRKVQSATHFKKVRGSSWKNPDVVVEDLLTPCSPGDPNAIKMTWMDVPSEKLLEAVVSMPDMLRSLTNTKPTVNEQDLDKLKKFTEDFGQEG
- the ankrd29 gene encoding ankyrin repeat domain-containing protein 29 isoform X1, whose translation is MSFKKETPLANAVFWAARKGNLALLQLLLNSGRVDSDCRDSYGTTALMVASYSGHLDCVKELIMHGADINYQRETGSTALFFASQQGHNDIVKILFEFGASTEFQTKDGGTALTVASQYGHSKVVSTLLKHGANVHDQLNDGATPLFLAAQEGHVNVIRQLLSSGAKVNQAREDGTSALWMAAQMGHGEVVRVLLLRGADRDADRQDGSTALFKAALKGHNSVIEELLKFSPSVGLLKNGSTALHAAVMGGNIRTVLLLLGANADPTLPNKNNELPADLTKSDRILKVLHPSKSVLGGDS
- the ankrd29 gene encoding ankyrin repeat domain-containing protein 29 isoform X2, producing the protein MVASYSGHLDCVKELIMHGADINYQRETGSTALFFASQQGHNDIVKILFEFGASTEFQTKDGGTALTVASQYGHSKVVSTLLKHGANVHDQLNDGATPLFLAAQEGHVNVIRQLLSSGAKVNQAREDGTSALWMAAQMGHGEVVRVLLLRGADRDADRQDGSTALFKAALKGHNSVIEELLKFSPSVGLLKNGSTALHAAVMGGNIRTVLLLLGANADPTLPNKNNELPADLTKSDRILKVLHPSKSVLGGDS